One genomic region from Anabaena sp. PCC 7108 encodes:
- a CDS encoding 1-acyl-sn-glycerol-3-phosphate acyltransferase, whose product MEIYSDSHTSQSQLTNTPVKSQVVSRTSQVSPWLTPLAYFLGRNLVLPLFFGNINIIGIENIPTNGPIILAPTHRSRWDSLLLPYATGRCVTGRDMRFMVTSSECQGLQGWFVLRMGGFPVDTQSPAIATLRHAVELMAEGEMLVIFPEGGIYRDHKVQTLKSGTARLALSAESLHPGLGVKIIPVGINYSQPYPNWGTDVNLHIGEPIQVTDYMNGNLKKGAKHLTTDLTNKLQQLTYQQSEISSRNFAEITNS is encoded by the coding sequence GGAAATTTACTCTGATTCTCACACCTCTCAATCTCAATTAACAAATACACCTGTAAAGTCTCAGGTTGTTTCTAGGACTTCACAGGTTTCTCCTTGGTTAACTCCCCTTGCGTATTTTTTGGGACGCAACTTAGTTTTACCCTTGTTTTTTGGTAACATCAATATCATTGGGATCGAAAATATCCCCACAAATGGACCGATTATTCTTGCACCTACTCACCGTTCTCGCTGGGATTCATTATTGTTACCTTACGCTACTGGTCGTTGTGTCACCGGTCGAGATATGCGATTTATGGTGACAAGCAGTGAGTGTCAAGGGTTACAAGGCTGGTTTGTGCTAAGAATGGGAGGTTTCCCCGTCGATACTCAAAGTCCGGCGATCGCAACTCTCCGTCATGCAGTAGAGTTAATGGCAGAGGGCGAAATGTTAGTTATTTTTCCTGAAGGCGGCATTTATCGTGATCACAAAGTTCAAACTTTAAAGTCGGGAACCGCACGTTTGGCTTTAAGTGCTGAATCTCTTCACCCAGGCTTAGGAGTAAAAATAATACCCGTTGGCATCAACTACAGTCAACCTTATCCCAATTGGGGTACAGATGTGAATCTGCATATCGGTGAACCCATTCAAGTCACAGATTACATGAATGGGAATTTAAAAAAAGGTGCTAAACATCTCACGACAGATTTAACAAATAAGTTACAACAATTAACCTATCAACAATCAGAAATCTCCTCTAGAAACTTTGCTGAAATAACCAATTCTTAA